A genomic stretch from Bacterioplanes sanyensis includes:
- a CDS encoding MerR family transcriptional regulator codes for MYRISQLASRVGLSRSALLYYERLGLIQGQCGSNGYRYYSERDVQHILLIRQLQAGGLTLIECQQYMHSQLDRALLQQRLTQLEQEIAAKQQAHQLLSGLLGRSSLAQWHHELDQIAPDAHLDWLQTQGFSRKDAIRLKWLSKDMNTHDQYMRDFMHIFAGVSQWGPGSSEDTLAALANVPFAPQQVVDIGCGQGHSTLLLAQHTHAQIIANDNDEPALQRLMQTAEQMGLNERIQPHCADMQMLHLAEGEFDLLWAEGCAYIIGVAQALKHWQPLLRAQGVLVFSDLIWLTEQPSDEATSFWQQEYPAMTNLQQRREDIANSGFKLLHTFTMSEQAWLNYSQPLQQRLHQLEPELGDSSAWQDIERELSIYQSFLGEFGYQMFVLQAP; via the coding sequence ATGTATCGCATCTCACAGCTGGCCAGTCGGGTCGGTTTATCACGTTCAGCCTTGTTGTATTACGAGCGCTTGGGACTGATTCAGGGCCAGTGCGGTAGCAATGGCTACCGTTATTACAGTGAGCGTGATGTTCAACATATTCTGCTGATTCGCCAGCTGCAGGCCGGCGGCCTGACGTTGATCGAGTGCCAACAATACATGCACAGCCAGCTGGATAGGGCCTTATTGCAGCAGCGCCTGACGCAATTGGAGCAGGAAATTGCTGCCAAGCAACAGGCCCATCAACTGCTCAGTGGTTTGTTAGGACGCAGTAGCTTGGCTCAATGGCATCACGAACTGGATCAAATTGCCCCTGATGCGCACCTAGACTGGCTGCAAACCCAAGGTTTCAGCCGCAAAGATGCAATTCGATTGAAATGGTTATCAAAAGATATGAACACACACGATCAATACATGCGCGACTTTATGCACATCTTCGCTGGTGTCAGCCAGTGGGGGCCGGGTTCCAGCGAGGATACGCTGGCAGCGTTGGCAAACGTACCCTTTGCGCCTCAGCAAGTGGTGGATATTGGCTGCGGCCAGGGCCACTCCACCTTGCTACTGGCACAGCACACTCATGCACAGATTATTGCCAACGATAATGACGAGCCAGCGCTGCAGCGGCTGATGCAAACGGCTGAGCAAATGGGCTTGAACGAACGCATACAGCCCCATTGTGCCGATATGCAAATGCTTCATTTAGCGGAAGGTGAGTTTGACCTGTTATGGGCCGAAGGCTGTGCCTACATCATTGGTGTGGCGCAAGCGCTCAAACACTGGCAGCCATTATTGCGCGCGCAAGGCGTATTGGTGTTCAGTGATTTAATTTGGTTAACAGAGCAACCCAGCGATGAAGCCACTTCGTTTTGGCAGCAGGAATATCCGGCAATGACCAACTTGCAGCAGCGCCGCGAAGACATTGCCAATAGCGGCTTCAAGCTGTTGCACACCTTTACCATGTCGGAGCAAGCCTGGCTGAACTACAGCCAGCCGTTGCAGCAACGTCTGCACCAGCTTGAGCCTGAGCTGGGCGATTCCAGTGCTTGGCAGGACATCGAAAGGGAATTATCCATTTATCAGAGCTTTTTAGGCGAGTTCGGTTATCAAATGTTTGTGCTGCAAGCGCCGTAA
- a CDS encoding DOPA 4,5-dioxygenase family protein: protein MIREDFHAHVYFDLEAIDTARQVNQQAIEQLACARISTLREREVGPHTKPMFEVVFATENREHVVQWLEQNRQGLSVLVHPVTDDDYLAHTDGAVWLGQPLALKLETLR from the coding sequence ATGATTCGCGAAGACTTTCACGCCCACGTTTATTTTGATCTCGAAGCCATCGATACGGCGCGCCAGGTTAATCAGCAGGCGATTGAGCAGCTAGCGTGTGCGCGCATTTCAACCTTGCGCGAGCGTGAAGTGGGTCCACACACTAAGCCCATGTTCGAGGTGGTGTTTGCAACTGAAAACCGCGAGCATGTGGTGCAGTGGCTAGAACAAAACCGCCAGGGCTTGAGTGTGCTGGTGCATCCGGTGACGGATGACGACTACCTAGCCCATACGGACGGCGCCGTATGGCTGGGGCAGCCTCTGGCGTTAAAGCTAGAAACATTGCGCTGA